In the Urocitellus parryii isolate mUroPar1 chromosome 10, mUroPar1.hap1, whole genome shotgun sequence genome, one interval contains:
- the Uchl1 gene encoding ubiquitin carboxyl-terminal hydrolase isozyme L1 isoform X1: MQLKPMEINPEMLNKVLARLGVAGQWRFADVLGLEEDALGSVPAPACALLLLFPLTAQHENFRKKQIEELKGQEVSPKVYFMKQTIGNSCGTIGLIHAVANNQDKLEFEDGSVLKQFLSETEKMSPEDRAKCFEKNEAIQAAHDAVAQEGQCRVNANTNPSQVAQVDDKVNFHFILFNNVDGHLYELDGRMPFPVNHGTSSEGSLLQDAAKVCREFTEREQGEVRFSAVALCKAA; the protein is encoded by the exons ATGCAGCTCAAACCGATGGAGATTAACCCTGAG ATGCTGAACAAA GTGCTGGCCCGGCTGGGGGTCGCGGGCCAGTGGCGTTTCGCTGACGTACTGGGGTTGGAGGAGGACGCTCTAGGCTCGGTGCCAGCACCTGCCTGcgcgctgctgctgctgtttcccCTCACTGCCCAG CATGAGAACTTCAGGAAAAAACAGATTGAAGAATTGAAGGGGCAAGAAGTTAGCCCTAAAGTGTACTTCATGAAGCAGACCATCGGGAACTCCTGTGGTACAATCGGACTGATACATGCAGTGGCTAATAATCAAGACAAGCTGGAATTTG aggatGGATCAGTCCTGAAACAGTTTCTTTCTGAAACGGAGAAGATGTCCCCTGAAGACAGAGCAAAATGCTTTGAAAAGAAtgag GCCATTCAGGCAGCCCATGATGCTGTGGCACAGGAAGGCCAATGTCGGGTAAATGCAAATACAAATCCGAGCCAGGTTGCCCAG GTAGATGACAaagtgaattttcattttattctgttcaaCAACGTGGATGGCCACCTCTATGAACTTG ATGGGCGAATGCCGTTTCCAGTGAACCATGGTACCAGCTCTGAGGGCTCCCTGCTTCAG GACGCTGCCAAGGTCTGCAGAGAGTTCACCGAGCGTGAGCAGGGAGAAGTGCGCTTCTCTGCGGTGGCCCTCTGCAAGGCAGCCTAG
- the Uchl1 gene encoding ubiquitin carboxyl-terminal hydrolase isozyme L1 isoform X3 yields MQLKPMEINPEMLNKVLARLGVAGQWRFADVLGLEEDALGSVPAPACALLLLFPLTAQHENFRKKQIEELKGQEVSPKVYFMKQTIGNSCGTIGLIHAVANNQDKLEFEDGSVLKQFLSETEKMSPEDRAKCFEKNEAIQAAHDAVAQEGQCRVDDKVNFHFILFNNVDGHLYELDGRMPFPVNHGTSSEGSLLQDAAKVCREFTEREQGEVRFSAVALCKAA; encoded by the exons ATGCAGCTCAAACCGATGGAGATTAACCCTGAG ATGCTGAACAAA GTGCTGGCCCGGCTGGGGGTCGCGGGCCAGTGGCGTTTCGCTGACGTACTGGGGTTGGAGGAGGACGCTCTAGGCTCGGTGCCAGCACCTGCCTGcgcgctgctgctgctgtttcccCTCACTGCCCAG CATGAGAACTTCAGGAAAAAACAGATTGAAGAATTGAAGGGGCAAGAAGTTAGCCCTAAAGTGTACTTCATGAAGCAGACCATCGGGAACTCCTGTGGTACAATCGGACTGATACATGCAGTGGCTAATAATCAAGACAAGCTGGAATTTG aggatGGATCAGTCCTGAAACAGTTTCTTTCTGAAACGGAGAAGATGTCCCCTGAAGACAGAGCAAAATGCTTTGAAAAGAAtgag GCCATTCAGGCAGCCCATGATGCTGTGGCACAGGAAGGCCAATGTCGG GTAGATGACAaagtgaattttcattttattctgttcaaCAACGTGGATGGCCACCTCTATGAACTTG ATGGGCGAATGCCGTTTCCAGTGAACCATGGTACCAGCTCTGAGGGCTCCCTGCTTCAG GACGCTGCCAAGGTCTGCAGAGAGTTCACCGAGCGTGAGCAGGGAGAAGTGCGCTTCTCTGCGGTGGCCCTCTGCAAGGCAGCCTAG
- the Uchl1 gene encoding ubiquitin carboxyl-terminal hydrolase isozyme L1 isoform X2, which translates to MKEDAPRWEQVLGRAHEGVALAAQTLVLARLGVAGQWRFADVLGLEEDALGSVPAPACALLLLFPLTAQHENFRKKQIEELKGQEVSPKVYFMKQTIGNSCGTIGLIHAVANNQDKLEFEDGSVLKQFLSETEKMSPEDRAKCFEKNEAIQAAHDAVAQEGQCRVDDKVNFHFILFNNVDGHLYELDGRMPFPVNHGTSSEGSLLQDAAKVCREFTEREQGEVRFSAVALCKAA; encoded by the exons ATGAAGGAGGATGCGCCCAGATGGGAACAAGTGCTGGGAAGGGCTCATGAGGGCGTGGCGCTGGCCGCGCAGACTCTG GTGCTGGCCCGGCTGGGGGTCGCGGGCCAGTGGCGTTTCGCTGACGTACTGGGGTTGGAGGAGGACGCTCTAGGCTCGGTGCCAGCACCTGCCTGcgcgctgctgctgctgtttcccCTCACTGCCCAG CATGAGAACTTCAGGAAAAAACAGATTGAAGAATTGAAGGGGCAAGAAGTTAGCCCTAAAGTGTACTTCATGAAGCAGACCATCGGGAACTCCTGTGGTACAATCGGACTGATACATGCAGTGGCTAATAATCAAGACAAGCTGGAATTTG aggatGGATCAGTCCTGAAACAGTTTCTTTCTGAAACGGAGAAGATGTCCCCTGAAGACAGAGCAAAATGCTTTGAAAAGAAtgag GCCATTCAGGCAGCCCATGATGCTGTGGCACAGGAAGGCCAATGTCGG GTAGATGACAaagtgaattttcattttattctgttcaaCAACGTGGATGGCCACCTCTATGAACTTG ATGGGCGAATGCCGTTTCCAGTGAACCATGGTACCAGCTCTGAGGGCTCCCTGCTTCAG GACGCTGCCAAGGTCTGCAGAGAGTTCACCGAGCGTGAGCAGGGAGAAGTGCGCTTCTCTGCGGTGGCCCTCTGCAAGGCAGCCTAG